One part of the Defluviitalea raffinosedens genome encodes these proteins:
- the yunB gene encoding sporulation protein YunB, translating to MRKSLRGKKPKKYRKKALLKLKILIFILIICTLFAFIYIRLDRQIMPTVMTMAHIKANAIATDAISRAVNNAFKDNNITVQDLVIYDYDENGNIVSWTINSPKINELCADIVVGISKELESLSETSLAIPLGSLTDSKIFANIGPKLNIKVLPAGDATINYDKEFRSTGINQINHTVWLNVDTRVQVVVPLASEQIRVTRKVILLDKVLSGKVPPSYVDTTKDSTLDADLQDPFEDPIDFEYPYVQ from the coding sequence ATGAGAAAAAGCCTAAGGGGTAAAAAGCCAAAAAAATATAGAAAGAAAGCACTTTTAAAATTGAAAATATTGATCTTCATTTTGATTATATGTACATTGTTTGCTTTTATATATATAAGATTAGATCGGCAAATTATGCCTACAGTTATGACGATGGCACATATCAAAGCCAATGCAATAGCTACGGATGCAATCAGTCGAGCAGTCAATAACGCCTTTAAAGATAATAATATCACTGTGCAAGACTTGGTTATATACGATTATGATGAAAATGGCAACATAGTCTCATGGACAATTAATTCACCGAAGATCAATGAATTATGTGCGGATATAGTAGTAGGAATATCGAAAGAACTTGAAAGTCTTTCAGAAACTTCTCTGGCGATTCCCTTAGGCAGTTTAACTGACAGTAAGATTTTTGCCAATATTGGGCCTAAATTAAACATTAAAGTACTTCCAGCCGGTGATGCCACGATTAATTATGATAAGGAATTTCGTTCAACGGGAATTAACCAAATCAATCATACTGTATGGCTTAATGTGGATACAAGGGTTCAGGTAGTTGTCCCCCTGGCGTCGGAACAGATAAGAGTAACAAGAAAAGTTATTTTATTGGATAAAGTTCTGAGCGGAAAAGTACCTCCCAGCTATGTGGATACCACTAAAGACAGTACCCTGGATGCAGACCTTCAAGATCCTTTTGAAGACCCTATAGATTTCGAATATCCTTATGTACAGTAA